One window of the Aptenodytes patagonicus chromosome 5, bAptPat1.pri.cur, whole genome shotgun sequence genome contains the following:
- the DDIT4 gene encoding DNA damage-inducible transcript 4 protein codes for MPGLWERLAGGERGRLETSDCESLGSASGSEGDAEYAEGASLPDLDLLHDPEDELLCANLMDLVQATLGRAPLGAKRCSRLLMPAQLLAQVRTELLRLACSEPCGLRGALLDLCVEHGKACHDVGHIAVDPAVVPTFQLTLVLRLDSSLWPKIQGLFTSGPAFTPLKLSTGFRVIKKKLYSSEQLLIEEC; via the exons ATGCCGGGGCTGTGGGAGCGGCTGGCGGGCGGCGAGCGGGGCCGCCTGGAGACCTCCGACTGCGAGTCGCTGGGCAGCGCTTCCGGCTCGGAGGGAG aTGCCGAGTATGCCGAGGGGGCCTCCCTGCCGGACCTGGACCTGCTGCATGACCCCGAGGATGAGCTGCTGTGCGCCAACCTGATGGACCTGGTCCAGGCCACGCTGGGCAGAGCCCCGCTGGGCGCCAAGCGCTGCTCCCGGCTCCTCATGCCGGCCCAGCTCCTGGCGCAGGTGAGGACGGAGCTGCTGCGCCTGGCCTGCAGCGAGCCCTGTGGGCTGCGCGGGGCCCTCCTCGACCTCTGCGTGGAGCACGGCAAGGCCTGCCATGATGTGGGGCACATCGCCGTGGACCCCGCCGTGGTGCCCACCTTCCAGCTCACCCTGGTGCTCCGGCTGGACTCCAGTCTCTGGCCCAAGATCCAGGGACTCTTCACCTCGGGGCCAGCTTTCACGCCGCTGAAGCTGAGCACGGGCTTCAGGGTCATCAAGAAGAAGCTGTACAGCTCCGAGCAGCTGCTCATAGAGGAGTGCTGA